From Sporosarcina sp. 6E9, a single genomic window includes:
- a CDS encoding amidohydrolase family protein yields MKKFINANIYGAPESREFLVGNGQFTAIGNDLENADEVIDLEGRLVLPPYVDPHLHLDYIFSGLGEGNANVSGTLFEGIQRWSDNKKSLTEEMVRERAIKGIQKELSKGVQFIRTHVDITDPNLTGMKALIKLREELKDIVTLQLVAFPQEGFFRYKGAEALMEEALKMGADVAGGIPHFEISYEHGVESLKRIVNMAIKYNVMIDIHCDENDDPNSRFLEVLNALVMEENYGPYTTASHTTSFGSVENSYANKMLGLFKESKINFISCPTENAHLQGRGDSYPKRRGLTRVKELLENGNTVAFAQDSIADYWYPLGNGNMMNILDNGIHLAHYTHIDEINKALDLITYHGANLMRVNDEYGIEAGKPANFIVLDAQDPYEAIRERAEVLMSVRQGNYLFKREPRKNEVEIDFLKQL; encoded by the coding sequence ATGAAAAAATTTATTAATGCGAATATCTATGGGGCGCCAGAGTCCCGTGAATTTTTAGTGGGAAACGGTCAGTTTACAGCCATAGGTAATGATTTAGAGAACGCAGATGAAGTAATTGATTTAGAAGGACGTTTAGTATTACCCCCTTATGTTGACCCTCATTTACACTTAGATTATATCTTTTCAGGGCTAGGCGAAGGCAATGCGAATGTATCCGGAACGTTATTTGAAGGGATCCAGCGTTGGAGTGATAATAAAAAATCACTGACGGAAGAAATGGTACGTGAGCGCGCGATTAAAGGCATTCAGAAAGAATTGAGCAAAGGTGTTCAATTTATTCGCACGCATGTAGATATTACGGATCCTAACTTAACCGGGATGAAAGCATTAATAAAACTGCGCGAAGAATTGAAGGATATCGTCACGCTCCAACTTGTTGCATTTCCTCAGGAAGGTTTCTTCCGGTATAAAGGTGCAGAAGCTTTAATGGAAGAAGCACTTAAAATGGGTGCTGACGTGGCTGGTGGGATTCCTCACTTTGAAATTTCTTATGAACATGGTGTTGAATCTCTGAAACGTATTGTGAACATGGCGATAAAATATAACGTGATGATTGATATTCACTGTGATGAAAACGATGATCCAAATAGCCGATTTTTAGAAGTGTTAAATGCGCTTGTTATGGAAGAAAACTATGGTCCCTATACAACTGCAAGTCATACAACTAGCTTTGGATCTGTAGAAAATAGTTATGCCAATAAGATGCTAGGTCTATTTAAAGAATCAAAAATCAACTTTATTTCTTGTCCAACTGAAAACGCACATTTACAAGGACGTGGCGATAGTTATCCGAAACGCCGCGGCTTAACGCGCGTAAAAGAGTTGTTGGAAAATGGAAATACTGTGGCATTTGCACAAGATTCTATTGCGGATTACTGGTATCCACTCGGTAACGGAAATATGATGAACATTTTAGACAACGGTATACATCTAGCGCACTATACACACATCGATGAGATCAATAAAGCGTTGGACCTAATTACATACCACGGTGCAAACCTTATGAGAGTTAACGATGAGTATGGTATTGAAGCAGGAAAACCAGCTAACTTTATCGTTTTGGATGCACAAGATCCTTACGAAGCCATTCGTGAGCGTGCAGAAGTACTAATGTCAGTTAGACAGGGTAATTATTTATTTAAACGTGAACCACGGAAAAATGAAGTTGAAATTGACTTCTTAAAACAATTATAG
- a CDS encoding NUDIX domain-containing protein: MIYVNVRAIIERNGPDGTEIVIQKRVKSNENKTPYELPGGRLEVFESFLEGLKREVHEETGLLITKFFGEETRIETYTVDSNVEAIKPFAVYQTTTGPVDSLGVYFRCQAAGN; encoded by the coding sequence ATGATCTATGTAAATGTTAGAGCAATAATTGAAAGAAATGGGCCGGATGGAACTGAAATCGTTATACAAAAAAGGGTTAAATCTAATGAAAACAAAACACCTTATGAGCTACCTGGGGGAAGGTTAGAAGTATTCGAGTCATTTCTAGAAGGACTTAAAAGAGAAGTACACGAAGAAACGGGACTTCTTATTACAAAATTTTTTGGGGAAGAAACTAGAATTGAAACGTATACCGTGGATTCGAATGTTGAAGCTATAAAGCCTTTTGCCGTTTATCAAACGACAACCGGTCCAGTAGATTCATTAGGCGTTTATTTTCGATGTCAAGCCGCTGGTAATTAG
- a CDS encoding DUF3784 domain-containing protein: MGIDMIIGLVIGVLLIWAGYIVRTKQALAFLAGFRESWEPVNKERLGNRVGILLIIIGVIAIFTSVFTIWFGATAGKVSGVLVIIDVVMIIMVIALDQIGY; this comes from the coding sequence ATGGGAATTGATATGATAATCGGTCTAGTTATCGGTGTATTGTTAATTTGGGCTGGCTATATTGTTCGGACAAAACAGGCACTTGCCTTTCTAGCGGGTTTCAGGGAGTCGTGGGAACCGGTTAATAAAGAAAGACTAGGGAACAGAGTAGGTATTCTCTTAATTATTATCGGTGTTATTGCCATTTTTACATCTGTTTTTACCATATGGTTTGGGGCTACAGCTGGGAAAGTCTCTGGGGTCTTGGTTATTATTGATGTGGTTATGATTATTATGGTAATCGCACTAGATCAAATAGGATATTGA
- a CDS encoding M23 family metallopeptidase has product MIFPMLLSLGILIVLPAGLLVGIWKSAFKSKLEWLLDVLATTVLIACIFQTANWSSIGSYWRYIWIVLLVIAIVTSWRRVRDLPFRIKYTGSQKVSIGINILLILVFTVFNGFVLTSYSVKDQAIDLAFPLKDGTYYVGHGGNHVHMNYHQAHPPQKYALDILGLNKLGTRATGLYPKDLDKYEIYENNLYSPCNGIVIETRNDIPDLTPPEMDPENTMGNYVALTCNGHEAIIYLMHMQQESVSVTEGEEVTTGQLLGKIGNSGNTSEPHLHIHAELDGVGVPITFEGKFLVRNSIVR; this is encoded by the coding sequence GTGATATTTCCAATGCTTCTTTCGTTGGGGATTTTAATTGTTTTACCGGCAGGACTACTGGTTGGTATATGGAAGTCAGCTTTTAAAAGTAAATTGGAATGGCTGCTAGATGTATTAGCAACAACGGTATTAATCGCCTGTATCTTTCAAACAGCAAATTGGAGTTCGATTGGTTCATATTGGCGTTACATTTGGATCGTATTACTTGTCATCGCAATCGTAACTTCTTGGAGAAGAGTGCGCGACCTACCTTTTCGAATCAAATATACAGGCAGTCAAAAAGTGTCAATCGGTATAAATATTTTGCTTATTCTAGTGTTTACTGTATTTAACGGATTTGTTCTTACAAGTTATTCAGTTAAAGATCAAGCAATAGACTTGGCCTTTCCTCTCAAAGATGGAACTTATTATGTGGGTCATGGTGGAAACCATGTGCATATGAATTATCATCAAGCACATCCACCGCAAAAATACGCATTAGATATTCTCGGATTGAATAAACTCGGAACACGTGCAACCGGTCTATATCCAAAGGACCTCGATAAATATGAAATATACGAAAATAATCTGTATAGCCCATGTAATGGAATTGTTATTGAAACCAGAAATGACATACCTGACTTAACGCCACCTGAAATGGATCCAGAAAATACGATGGGTAATTATGTCGCTTTAACCTGTAATGGTCACGAGGCAATCATTTATCTAATGCATATGCAACAAGAAAGTGTTTCTGTAACTGAAGGGGAAGAAGTAACAACCGGTCAATTACTTGGTAAAATCGGGAATTCAGGAAACACGTCAGAACCTCATTTACATATCCATGCGGAATTGGATGGTGTAGGGGTACCCATTACCTTTGAAGGGAAATTTCTTGTGAGAAATAGTATAGTGCGTTAA
- a CDS encoding PH domain-containing protein: MYTPIEEPSKRLSKEIIPSMRWGALISVAVEFVIAGILYGVSIYFAWPDWVNWILLFVAVVIVAGAIWSIGLRPFFVFKNTRYEVSEEFLQLKSGAFHEVYELVPMTKIQAVSTHQGPILRRFNLYSIAIETMGSSHAIAGLPKQVAIDVRNQIAHLAKIREVDE, translated from the coding sequence ATGTATACACCTATTGAAGAACCATCAAAACGGTTATCGAAAGAAATCATTCCTTCGATGAGATGGGGCGCTTTGATCAGCGTTGCCGTCGAATTTGTCATCGCAGGGATTCTATATGGAGTCAGTATCTATTTTGCATGGCCGGACTGGGTCAACTGGATTCTCCTATTTGTGGCTGTCGTAATTGTAGCCGGCGCTATTTGGTCGATTGGATTACGACCGTTTTTTGTGTTTAAAAACACGCGTTATGAAGTGAGTGAAGAATTTTTGCAATTAAAATCGGGCGCATTCCACGAAGTTTATGAGCTGGTTCCGATGACGAAGATCCAGGCGGTTTCAACGCATCAAGGCCCCATTTTACGGAGATTTAACTTATATTCGATTGCTATCGAAACGATGGGATCCTCTCACGCCATTGCAGGGTTGCCCAAACAAGTAGCGATTGACGTAAGAAACCAGATTGCACATCTGGCGAAAATTCGGGAGGTGGATGAATAA
- a CDS encoding PH domain-containing protein, translated as MEFKRYHPLTILFDIYGFVKNVAFFALILFVFNYGSESMLIRIGRWAFLFGAILTLVSLLMKWFSNRYAADEQAFHLKAGIFQKTERIVYYEKVQNVQRRTSFLHKIFRMTSISFQTGATGVDAKVEFKAVTQQEADRLELLVKEAGSKPIEVPDTDAHIVEVDKEEVQRVIHFTPTRIDVVKASFTSLSFLFLIVIVASAFSKISALFDVEEAVEGWVLSLLTSGWIIAGIATVLIILSFTIGYIRTFITYGKYEIASDDTRIYISKGVLDESAFSILKKRVQGIEISQSFMKRLLGLAEVKLISAGSLGSDEDEVSTLYPFLPVKRAYSMIEEMLPDYEVSTDIKQLPRKSLFVRIVKPYWFWLIVTAALTYFRNDLFEKPNLWWIISISFLAALVLARIVNYWNTSYAITDRFIQVSEGTLGKTTYLTRRDKIIEVSVKRTKLQQWTGLATIGLVNRAQPVRHESLPDVTVEEASRFYHWYVLRAEEVQLE; from the coding sequence ATGGAATTTAAACGTTATCATCCATTGACAATCCTTTTTGACATATACGGATTTGTCAAAAACGTGGCTTTTTTCGCATTGATATTATTCGTTTTTAATTATGGTTCGGAATCAATGCTAATCCGTATTGGACGCTGGGCTTTCTTATTCGGGGCCATTTTGACGCTTGTTTCATTACTGATGAAATGGTTCTCTAACCGATATGCTGCGGATGAACAGGCATTTCATTTGAAAGCGGGCATTTTCCAAAAGACGGAACGCATCGTTTATTATGAAAAGGTTCAAAATGTCCAACGACGCACATCGTTTTTACATAAGATTTTCCGTATGACATCGATTTCTTTCCAGACTGGTGCAACCGGGGTGGATGCTAAAGTTGAATTTAAAGCAGTGACACAACAAGAAGCTGATCGATTGGAATTGTTAGTAAAAGAAGCAGGTTCTAAACCAATTGAAGTTCCAGATACGGATGCTCATATAGTGGAAGTGGATAAAGAAGAAGTGCAAAGAGTCATCCATTTCACACCTACACGTATAGATGTCGTTAAAGCGTCTTTCACTTCCCTCAGTTTTTTGTTCCTGATTGTCATTGTCGCATCTGCCTTTTCTAAAATTAGCGCATTATTTGACGTTGAAGAAGCTGTAGAGGGATGGGTCTTATCCTTATTGACCTCTGGGTGGATCATTGCTGGTATTGCAACGGTTTTAATCATCTTGTCTTTCACAATCGGCTATATCCGGACATTCATCACATATGGTAAGTATGAAATCGCCTCGGATGATACACGGATTTACATTTCCAAAGGTGTTTTGGATGAGTCCGCTTTTTCGATACTGAAGAAACGTGTTCAAGGGATTGAAATCTCACAGTCGTTTATGAAACGGCTACTTGGGTTAGCGGAAGTGAAACTGATCAGCGCTGGTAGTCTTGGGAGTGACGAAGATGAAGTGAGTACACTCTATCCTTTCCTGCCGGTAAAACGTGCGTATTCAATGATTGAGGAAATGCTGCCGGACTACGAAGTGAGTACTGATATAAAACAACTTCCACGCAAATCATTATTTGTGAGAATCGTGAAGCCGTATTGGTTCTGGCTCATTGTAACCGCAGCGCTTACGTATTTCCGGAATGACCTATTTGAAAAACCAAATCTATGGTGGATCATTTCGATTAGTTTTCTCGCAGCGCTCGTCCTTGCACGTATCGTAAACTATTGGAACACATCTTATGCAATAACGGACCGTTTCATCCAAGTAAGTGAAGGTACGTTAGGAAAGACCACATACTTGACGCGTCGCGATAAGATCATCGAAGTGTCCGTTAAACGGACGAAATTGCAGCAATGGACAGGACTCGCGACAATCGGGCTCGTCAACCGCGCGCAACCTGTACGACATGAAAGTTTGCCCGATGTGACTGTCGAGGAAGCGAGCCGATTTTACCACTGGTATGTGTTAAGGGCAGAAGAAGTTCAGTTGGAATAA
- a CDS encoding GNAT family N-acetyltransferase, producing MLTKVITVEEDLKKAFAIRKEVFVEEQEIPLEDEFDEFDTLDGLSEHILVYYNNQPAGTGRVRWVDNFGKLERICVLKPFRSFGLGKVIINTLEETTIEKEFTYVKLHGQTQAEGFYTKLGYTTSSPVFMEDGIPHVLMTKKLPV from the coding sequence ATGTTAACGAAAGTAATTACAGTGGAAGAAGACTTGAAAAAGGCATTTGCGATTCGAAAAGAAGTATTTGTCGAGGAACAGGAGATCCCTTTGGAGGATGAGTTTGACGAATTTGACACACTAGATGGGCTTAGCGAGCACATTTTAGTTTATTACAATAATCAACCAGCTGGAACTGGTCGAGTACGTTGGGTTGATAATTTTGGAAAGTTAGAGCGAATTTGTGTTTTAAAGCCTTTCCGTTCATTCGGTCTTGGAAAAGTAATTATAAACACACTTGAAGAAACAACAATAGAAAAAGAATTCACCTATGTCAAGCTACATGGTCAAACACAGGCTGAAGGCTTCTATACAAAGCTGGGCTATACGACTTCATCACCTGTTTTTATGGAAGATGGTATTCCACATGTATTAATGACAAAAAAGTTGCCTGTATAA